One window of the Rosa rugosa chromosome 3, drRosRugo1.1, whole genome shotgun sequence genome contains the following:
- the LOC133740671 gene encoding disease resistance protein RPV1-like → MRGYTYDVFLSFRGEDTRDNFTDHLYSALCRKGIKTFIDNKLDRGEEISDALLKAIEESRISIVVFSKTYASSKWCLDELVKILQCKKSKNQMVRPVFYKVDPSNVRNQSGSFGEALAQHERRFNNKTERVLSWIRNLLNWSLSYDDSEFKHNMKKLNKWTKALKEAADLSGWTYSNGSESKFIDNIVEEISEQILRHSNFNVADHPVGIHSRVRDMHNVLGLGVKDVRMVGIWGMGGIGKTTIARAVYNSLAYKFDGSCFLENVGKESMQHGGLVRLQSYLLYKILGGQKLKLTDVGEGMSAIQDRLLKKRVLLVLDDVNQLDQLKKLCGSFEWFGIGSRIIITTRNKHLLTTHQVKRIHTIKELDHQEALELFIANAFPRERLPVDYSQLASDAVHYAQGLPSALIALGSVLCGRPIKEWQEELNTPFYSLQSGYFETLRISYNNLEDSVKNVFLDIAFFFNGQDENHVLQILEGGDKPNKSISELKEKALIRINEKNHILMHNILEVMAKEIVHIESPKNPARRSRLWFSDDVYDVLTRCTGTDNIKGVMVMFGGPHEIALQNKSFEGMTNLQFFINTDAHFSGDIEYLPDKLTLIDWPEFPFGSFPINFNPTKLVKLSIPRSLISQLGETFKSCSNLKYINLESCHFLTRIPDLSGFPNLKELNLNNCTSLVEVDQSVGLLDKLVILSLSGCDRLTRFPRRIALISVKYINLGGCRLLETFCDILENVVSLTRLDLSGTAIEELPETVIYLVSLKHLILRQCDKLIHLPHSIYDLHSLSRLDLQNCSKLVTLPRWNDEQSVSTNLRFLDLRGCTELSEIPELPPSMEWINADGCESLVRVAKLSNILERRASQMIESISLYNCQRLCDNLPHCGAGNKSSLFSLIHLAKQSEFEIVFPASEVPSWFRNRKYLMELFDECEFSFEIPLNFNKGLAICASATAVGNLDQCSFTASIHINGESRCTYSFCFEASKMKDSAHVWLLYIPFVKFAFHEPPYSCLVNLKHTSKDSVRCRSYGVHLVMLQDEYEDFVDDSDLEDEYSAGENDEDMIDQIEDGEDLENIRPKKRRR, encoded by the exons ATGAGAGGATACACGTACGATGTCTTTTTGAGTTTTAGAGGCGAGGACACACGCGATAATTTTACAGACCATTTGTACAGCGCTCTGTGTCGAAAGGGAATTAAAACCTTCATAGACAATAAGCTTGACAGGGGAGAAGAAATATCAGACGCACTTCTAAAAGCAATTGAAGAGTCAAGGATCTCTATTGTCGTATTCTCTAAAACTTATGCCTCTTCGAAGTGGTGTTTGGATGAACTCGTGAAGATTCTTCAATGTAAAAAGTCAAAGAATCAGATGGTTAGACCCGTTTTCTACAAGGTGGATCCCTCAAATGTACGGAACCAAAGTGGTAGTTTTGGTGAAGCGCTTGCTCAACATGAGAGGAGATTCAACAATAAAACGGAGAGGGTCTTGTCGTGGATAAGGAATTTGCTGAACTGGTCGTTGAGTTATGATGACAGCGAATTCAAGCATAACATGAAGAAGCTGAATAAATGGACCAAAGCTCTCAAGGAAGCGGCCGACTTGTCTGGATGGACTTACTCGAATGG GTCTGAATCAAAATTTATCGATAACATTGTTGAAGAAATTTCAGAACAAATTTTACGTCATAGCAATTTTAATGTGGCTGATCATCCAGTTGGAATACATTCTCGAGTACGAGATATGCACAATGTTTTAGGTCTTGGGGTGAAAGATGTTCGAATGGTAGGAATATGGGGTATGGGAGGTATAGGCAAGACAACAATTGCTAGGGCTGTTTATAATTCCCTTGCCTATAAGTTCGATGGCAGTTGTTTTCTAGAAAATGTTGGCAAAGAATCAATGCAGCATGGAGGCCTAGTCAGACTACAAAGTTACCTTCTGTATAAGATTCTAGGGGGGCAAAAACTAAAGCTGACAGATGTGGGTGAAGGGATGAGTGCGATACAGGACAGGCTACTTAAAAAAAGGGTTCTCTTAGTATTGGATGATGTGAACCAATTAGACCAGTTAAAAAAATTATGTGGGAGTTTTGAATGGTTTGGTATTGGCAGCAGAATCATCATAACAACAAGAAATAAACATTTGCTAACTACTCATCAAGTCAAACGGATACACACGATCAAGGAGTTGGACCATCAGGAAGCTTTGGAGCTCTTCATTGCAAATGCCTTCCCTAGAGAAAGACTTCCAGTTGATTATTCACAACTTGCAAGTGATGCAGTACATTATGCTCAAGGTCTCCCATCAGCTCTGATAGCTTTAGGTTCAGTTTTGTGTGGTAGACCTATAAAGGAATGGCAAGAGGAATTAAACACTCCATTTTACTCTCTTCAATCAGGTTATTTTGAAACTCTCCGAATAAGTTACAATAACTTGGAGGATTCGGTAAAGAATGTTTTCCTTGACATTGCATTTTTCTTCAACGGTCAAGATGAGAACCATGTGTTACAGATCCTAGAAGGTGGTGACAAGCCTAACAAAAGTATTAGTGAGCTCAAAGAAAAGGCACTCATAAggattaatgaaaaaaatcataTCTTGATGCACAATATACTAGAAGTAATGGCTAAAGAGATAGTTCACATTGAGTCACCAAAGAACCCTGCTAGACGTAGCCGATTGTGGTTTTCTGATGATGTTTACGATGTTCTCACAAGATGCACG GGAACAGACAATATCAAAGGCGTCATGGTAATGTTTGGCGGACCACATGAGATAGCACTGCAAAATAAGAGCTTCGAGGGGATGACAAATCTTCAGTTCTTTATAAACACCGATGCACACTTTTCTGGAGACATTGAATATCTCCCCGACAAGTTAACACTTATTGATTGGCCTGAATTTCCCTTTGGATCATTTCCAATCAATTTTAATCCAACTAAGCTTGTTAAGCTTAGTATACCTCGTAGCCTCATCTCCCAACTGGGAGAGACATTCAAG AGTTGCAGTAACCTGAAATATATAAACTTGGAAAGCTGCCACTTCCTTACTAGAATTCCCGACTTGTCAGGATTCCCAAATTTAAAGGAGCTGAATCTTAACAATTGTACAAGCTTAGTTGAGGTTGATCAGTCTGTTGGACTTCTTGATAAGCTTGTTATTTTGAGTCTTTCTGGATGTGACAGACTCACTAGGTTTCCAAGAAGAATCGCCTTGATTTCAGTAAAATATATCAATCTGGGGGGTTGCAGATTGCTCGAGACATTCTGCGACATTCTGGAAAATGTGGTATCCTTGACAAGGCTGGATCTATCCGGCACGGCCATTGAAGAATTGCCTGAAACAGTTATATATCTCGTCAGCCTGAAACATTTAATTTTAAGACAATGTGATAAGCTTATCCATCTGCCACATAGCATTTATGATCTGCATAGTTTATCACGTCTTGATCTGCAGAACTGCTCAAAGCTTGTTACGCTTCCAAGGTGGAATGATGAGCAGTCAGTTTCGACTAACTTGAGGTTTCTTGACCTGCGTGGTTGCACAGAGCTTTCAGAAATTCCCGAACTTCCACCGAGCATGGAATGGATAAATGCCGATGGCTGTGAGTCATTGGTCCGAGTTGCAAAACTTTCAAACATCTTGGAACGTAGAGCTTCGCAAATGATTGAATCAATTTCATTGTATAATTGTCAGAGATTGTGTGACAATCTACCTCATTGTGGGGCAGGTAATAAGAGTagtctcttctctctcattcaCTTGGCTAAGCAGTCTGAATTCGAGATTGTATTTCCAGCAAGTGAAGTTCCTAGTTGGTTCAGGAATCGCAAGTATTTAATGGAGCTTTTTGATGAATGTgaattttcttttgaaattcCTCTAAATTTCAACAAAGGATTGGCTATCTGTGCTTCAGCAACTGCTGTGGGTAATCTTGATCAGTGCTCTTTCACAGCCAGTATTCACATCAATGGAGAAAGCAGATGTACTTATTCATTTTGTTTCGAAGCAAGCAAGATGAAGGACTCTGCTCATGTATGGCTGCTCTATATTCCATTTGTTAAGTTTGCGTTTCATGAGCCACCTTATAGCTGCCTAGTTAATTTGAAACATACTAGTAAAGATTCGGTGCGCTGTAGAAGCTATGGGGTTCACCTGGTAATGCTACAGGATGAATATGAAGATTTCGTAGATGACAGCGACTTGGAAGATGAGTACTCAGCTGGTGAAAATGATGAAGACATGATAGATCAAATTGAGGACGGTGAAGATTTAGAAAATATCAGACCCAAAAAGAGAAGACGATGA
- the LOC133737368 gene encoding uncharacterized protein LOC133737368: protein MYICLRALKTSFKAGCRSVIGLDGCHLKSPHGGQLLTAVGVDANNTTWVVAYAQVEMESTDSWKWFLELLVKDLDIEHEGAGWTFISDKQKGLLPAFESIIPLAYHRFCVRHLWTNFTKLFPGKAKKDQLWATAKSTTLAYFHKEMVLIKQMDPKAYDWLTDPRRPPLHWCRAHFKTHIKCDILLNNLCESFNTFILGARGKLVVSSFEEMRVKLMKRIMLRKEKMMKYEVTICPKPRGIFEKKKNKVKAASDCVPHGSGGPQIEVESFGGGKHVVGLERRTCACRRWDLSGIPCKHGVVAINFMKLDLDDFVDDCYLKKTYMANYSHTIKPVNGMELWPTSEEPTILSPPQYTRQPGRPRTARIKDASKRAENGGSKLGRVQRSLRCDNCGVVGHNERSCHMQLPPKPKATNINKRKMNNEEAETSANQGTGKKKATKTKNELRQKARERAEVLKKKRDEKKAATARAAPTNARAAHSANARAVAASTSRDAPASSSKATAAKDHQRGLEKVENRVKAFQISRP, encoded by the exons ATGTACATTTGCCTCAGGGCATTGAAGACTAGTTTTAAAGCTGGATGCAGATCAGTAATAGGGCTGGACGGTTGCCATTTAAAGAGTCCTCATGGTGGACAGCTCCTAACTGCAGTAGGAGTTGATGCAAATAACACCACCTGGGTAGTTGCATATGCCCAAGTTGAGATGGAGAGCACAGACTCTTGGAAATGGTTCTTAGAGTTGCTGGTCAAGGACTTAGACATAGAGCATGAGGGGGCTGGATGGACTTTTATCAGTGACAAGCAGAAAGGCCTCTTACCAGCCTTTGAGTCCATTATCCCCCTTGCATACCATCGCTTCTGTGTGCGACACCTTTGGACAAATTTTACTAAGTTGTTTCCTGGTAAAGCCAAGAAGGACCAACTCTGGGCAACAGCAAAGTCAACCACCTTGGCGTATTTTCACAAGGAAATGGTTCTGATCAAACAAATGGACCCTAAGGCTTATGATTGGCTGACAG ATCCAAGAAGGCCTCCCCTTCACTGGTGTAGAGCACACTTCAAGACTCACATTAAGTGTGATATTCTTCTGAATAATTTATGTGAGAGCTTTAACACATTCATATTAGGTGCAAGAGGCAAGCTTGTTGTGTCAAGCTTTGAGGAGATGAGGGTTAAACTCATGAAGAGGATTATGTTGAGGAAGGAAAAGATGATGAAGTATGAGGTTACCATCTGCCCTAAACCTCGAggaatttttgaaaaaaaaaaaaacaaagtcaaaGCTGCCAGCGATTGTGTCCCACATGGTTCTGGAGGTCCACAAATTGAAGTGGAAAGTTTTGGAGGAGGTAAGCATGTTGTTGGTCTTGAAAGAAGGACTTGTGCATGTCGGAGATGGGACTTGAGTGGTATACCATGTAAAcatggtgttgttgcaattaaCTTCATGAAGTTAGACCTGGATGACTTTGTCGATGATTGTTACTTGAAAAAGACATATATGGCTAATTACAGCCACACCATCAAGCCTGTTAACGGCATGGAGTTGTGGCCCACTTCTGAAGAACCTACAATCCTATCCCCCCCCCAGTACACAAGACAACCTGGAAGGCCAAGGACAGCAAGGATCAAGGATGCATCGAAGAGGGCTGAAAATGGAGGTTCCAAGCTTGGCAGAGTTCAGAGAAGTTTGAGGTGTGATAATTGTGGTGTGGTTGGCCACAATGAGAGATCATGTCATATGCAATTGCCACCCAAGCCAAAAGCAACCAATATAAACAAGAGGAAGATGAACAATGAAGAGGCAGAAACATCTGCAAATCAG GGTACTGGTAAGAAAAAGGCTACCAAGACAAAGAATGAGTTAAGGCAGAAGGCAAGGGAAAGGGCAGAAGTACTAAAG AAAAAAAGGGATGAGAAGAAGGCTGCCACAGCTAGAGCTGCTCCTACAAATGCAAGAGCTGCTCATTCTGCAAATGCAAGAGCTGTTGCTGCTTCAACCTCAAGAGATGCTCCTGCTTCAAGCTCGAAAGCAACTGCTGCAAAAGATCATCAAAGAGGCTTAGAGAAAGTGGAAAATAGAGTCAAAGCATTTCAGATTAGCAGGCCTTAG